A single Verrucomicrobiia bacterium DNA region contains:
- a CDS encoding ThuA domain-containing protein codes for MKKIIVGLAMLGLLAGVGSQAAEKKIVFIAGTPSHGPGEHEHRAGCLLFQTCLQNTPGITSVVYSNGWPADPKAFENAATIVVYADGGGGHPLLQGDHLKIIGALMDQGVGLVCLHYATEPTLEKGEREFLEWIGGAFEINWSVNPHWDAHFKSLPEHPVARGVKPFHIVDEWYFNLRFRDQMQGVTPLLSAVPDGSTTNRNDGPHEGNPAMRAKVARGEIQHVAWAAERPGGGRGFGLTGGHFHKNWGNDDMRKLVLNAILWTAHVDVPADGFQSRVTPDQLAANLDYKGPRRPPAQPRAPGAPAPARR; via the coding sequence ATGAAAAAAATCATTGTGGGGTTGGCGATGCTGGGTTTGCTGGCGGGAGTCGGTTCGCAGGCCGCGGAGAAAAAAATCGTGTTCATTGCCGGCACGCCCAGCCACGGCCCGGGCGAGCACGAGCATCGGGCGGGTTGCCTGTTGTTTCAAACGTGCTTGCAAAACACTCCCGGCATTACTTCCGTGGTGTATTCCAACGGTTGGCCCGCCGATCCGAAAGCGTTTGAAAACGCGGCCACGATTGTGGTGTATGCGGATGGCGGCGGCGGCCACCCGCTGCTCCAGGGAGACCACCTGAAAATCATTGGGGCTTTGATGGATCAGGGCGTCGGGCTGGTTTGTCTGCACTATGCGACCGAACCCACCCTCGAGAAAGGCGAGCGGGAATTTCTCGAATGGATCGGTGGTGCGTTCGAGATCAATTGGTCGGTGAATCCGCACTGGGACGCGCATTTCAAATCGCTGCCGGAGCATCCGGTGGCTCGAGGGGTAAAGCCCTTTCACATTGTGGACGAGTGGTATTTTAACCTGCGTTTTCGTGATCAGATGCAAGGCGTCACCCCGCTGTTGAGCGCGGTGCCCGATGGCAGCACGACCAATCGCAACGACGGCCCGCACGAGGGTAATCCCGCCATGCGCGCCAAGGTGGCGCGGGGCGAGATTCAACACGTCGCCTGGGCGGCGGAACGACCTGGCGGCGGCCGCGGCTTTGGTTTGACCGGTGGACATTTCCACAAGAACTGGGGTAACGACGACATGCGCAAATTGGTTTTGAACGCCATCCTCTGGACGGCGCACGTGGATGTTCCGGCGGATGGATTCCAAAGTCGGGTTACGCCCGACCAATTGGCCGCCAATCTGGATTACAAAGGGCCGCGCCGACCTCCGGCACAACCCCGCGCCCCGGGCGCGCCCGCTCCGGCCCGACGGTAG
- a CDS encoding SGNH/GDSL hydrolase family protein: MVVAFPATAQTTETQSGPVWFDARELTVEGKGWTETKDFYDRLPAKAGKLVRAPVWSLSHDSAGLRVRFVTDATTVSARWTLRKESLAMSHMAATGVSGLDLYLKADGQWHWIGTGRPDQSPTNEKPLVSGLTAELREFALYLPLYNGVKEVRIGVNPGAQLRAAAPATAKPIVFYGTSITQGGCASRSGMAYPAILGRQLDWPTINLGFSGNGRSEPELATLLAELEPAVYVLDALPNMSPEMVATRLETFVQTLRQAHPRTPILLLESIDYPAGKFVAATRDLIAAKNAELKRVYQRLKKAGVKQLTYVSAARLIGTDGLGTVDGVHPTDLGFLRMAEGLQPDLRRALKLTRWNASKPSAALLGVSRGE; encoded by the coding sequence ATGGTTGTTGCTTTTCCGGCGACCGCTCAAACGACTGAAACGCAATCCGGCCCGGTGTGGTTTGACGCTCGCGAGCTGACCGTTGAAGGCAAAGGCTGGACTGAGACCAAGGATTTTTATGATCGGCTGCCCGCTAAAGCCGGGAAGTTGGTGCGCGCTCCAGTATGGAGTTTGAGCCACGATTCCGCCGGATTGCGAGTCCGCTTTGTCACGGACGCCACAACGGTGTCCGCCCGTTGGACGTTGCGGAAGGAATCACTGGCGATGTCGCACATGGCGGCCACCGGAGTCAGCGGTTTGGATTTGTATCTCAAGGCCGACGGCCAATGGCATTGGATCGGGACCGGTCGCCCCGATCAGTCGCCAACGAATGAAAAGCCGCTCGTCAGCGGACTGACCGCCGAGCTGCGGGAGTTTGCGCTCTATTTGCCGCTCTACAACGGCGTCAAGGAAGTGCGGATCGGCGTCAATCCCGGAGCGCAATTGCGCGCCGCCGCTCCCGCCACGGCCAAGCCGATTGTCTTTTACGGCACTTCCATCACCCAGGGCGGTTGCGCGTCGCGCTCCGGCATGGCGTATCCGGCGATTCTGGGTCGGCAACTGGATTGGCCCACGATCAATCTGGGTTTCTCCGGCAACGGACGCAGCGAACCGGAATTGGCCACTTTGCTGGCGGAACTGGAGCCGGCGGTTTACGTGCTCGACGCCTTGCCCAACATGAGCCCGGAAATGGTGGCGACGCGGTTGGAGACGTTTGTCCAAACGCTGCGTCAGGCCCATCCCCGCACGCCCATCTTGCTCCTGGAAAGCATTGATTATCCGGCGGGAAAATTTGTGGCGGCAACGCGCGATCTGATCGCCGCCAAGAACGCCGAGTTGAAACGGGTTTATCAACGCTTGAAAAAAGCCGGGGTCAAGCAGTTGACTTATGTTTCCGCCGCCCGGTTGATCGGCACGGACGGATTGGGCACGGTGGATGGAGTGCATCCCACGGACCTGGGCTTTCTGCGCATGGCCGAGGGATTACAACCGGACCTGCGGCGCGCCCTTAAATTAACGCGTTGGAACGCGTCGAAGCCATCAGCGGCGTTGCTCGGGGTCAGTCGCGGCGAATGA
- a CDS encoding DUF1349 domain-containing protein, giving the protein MPQITTGAEELFRDEFKNQLGQGWSWVREDAANWRVSTNGLEIRPRPGNLWGPPNDAHNVLVRPITLPTNAALEISVVVENHPTNQYEQANLAWYYDDSHMVKLGLELVDEKLCIVMGREERDRAQTVALLPSSANRVQLRLTVRDNSIRGDYRLGDETHWRKAGQCTLPRHGAPQISLQVYQGTETTAHWARFRDFIIRRD; this is encoded by the coding sequence GTGCCCCAGATAACCACTGGTGCGGAGGAGCTGTTCCGCGATGAGTTCAAAAACCAGTTAGGACAAGGCTGGTCCTGGGTGCGGGAAGACGCGGCGAATTGGCGCGTCAGCACCAATGGATTGGAAATTCGTCCACGCCCCGGCAATCTTTGGGGGCCGCCCAATGATGCGCACAACGTGCTCGTGCGCCCGATCACGCTGCCGACGAACGCCGCCCTGGAAATCTCCGTGGTCGTGGAGAATCATCCGACCAACCAATACGAACAGGCCAACCTCGCCTGGTATTATGACGACAGCCACATGGTCAAATTGGGACTCGAATTGGTGGACGAAAAATTGTGCATCGTGATGGGGCGCGAGGAGCGGGACCGCGCGCAAACCGTGGCGCTGCTGCCCAGCTCCGCCAATCGCGTGCAATTACGTCTGACGGTCAGGGATAATTCCATTCGCGGCGACTATCGGCTCGGGGATGAAACGCATTGGCGCAAGGCGGGTCAATGCACCCTGCCCCGCCACGGCGCACCCCAGATCAGCCTGCAAGTTTATCAAGGCACGGAAACCACCGCGCATTGGGCGCGCTTCCGCGATTTCATCATTCGCCGCGACTGA
- a CDS encoding ABC transporter permease, with translation MKQIWTIAVLTWKAAFRFRLFLVLALLLLAAVVGLPLLIKDDGTARGFTQILLTYTLSSITGLLGLSTLWLACGTLARDIEECQMQMVVVKPIGRWQIWLGKWIGLMSLNAALLLISGLSVFVILQWRAAHLPAAEQQKLRNEVLVARASARPPSLASEIAQETDRQLHAAREKNPHLTTAEVAQLREQIRQNLLSFIQNVPPGYQQSWKIDLGYAKNFLHGQPLYLRIKFNTSDQNTSQTFPVLWQVGVPQETHLWQTEAAMSLAPDTFHEFEIPPDLYDQDGILTVTVVNPNDLALLFTTTDGIEVLYRDGSFALNFARGLGIIFCWMALLAALGLAMASFLSFPVAAFASCAALVVVFSSSTLKNAVTEGTFMTYNQETGERGSPLDPVVIPVFKGVLTIINLAKGFSPIDQLSAGRSITWLELFRAVVQIILVLGGILAALGIWAFTRRELATAQPQS, from the coding sequence GTGAAACAGATTTGGACCATCGCGGTGTTGACGTGGAAGGCCGCCTTCCGCTTCCGACTGTTTTTGGTGCTGGCCCTGCTGCTGCTCGCGGCGGTGGTGGGCTTGCCGCTGTTGATCAAGGACGACGGCACGGCGCGCGGGTTCACGCAGATTTTACTCACCTACACGCTGAGCAGCATCACCGGGCTGCTCGGGCTTTCGACGCTCTGGCTGGCGTGCGGCACGCTGGCGCGGGACATCGAGGAATGTCAGATGCAAATGGTGGTGGTGAAACCCATCGGGCGCTGGCAAATCTGGCTCGGCAAATGGATCGGGCTGATGTCCTTGAACGCCGCCTTGTTGCTCATCTCCGGATTGAGCGTCTTTGTAATTCTGCAATGGCGGGCCGCGCACCTGCCGGCGGCGGAACAACAAAAACTGCGCAACGAGGTGTTGGTGGCCCGCGCTTCGGCACGACCGCCTTCGTTGGCATCTGAAATCGCGCAGGAAACCGACCGGCAACTCCACGCCGCGCGCGAAAAGAATCCGCACCTGACCACGGCGGAAGTGGCGCAATTACGCGAGCAAATCCGACAAAACTTGTTGAGCTTCATACAAAACGTTCCGCCGGGTTATCAGCAGAGCTGGAAAATTGATCTCGGTTACGCCAAAAACTTTCTGCACGGCCAACCGCTGTATTTGCGGATCAAATTCAACACGTCCGATCAAAATACATCGCAAACCTTTCCGGTGCTCTGGCAGGTGGGCGTGCCGCAGGAAACGCACCTCTGGCAAACCGAGGCAGCCATGAGCCTCGCGCCGGACACCTTCCACGAGTTTGAGATTCCACCGGATTTATATGATCAAGACGGCATCCTGACCGTGACCGTTGTCAACCCCAACGACCTGGCGCTGTTGTTCACCACCACGGATGGAATTGAGGTTTTATATCGGGATGGCAGTTTTGCCCTGAACTTTGCGCGCGGTTTGGGCATCATCTTTTGCTGGATGGCATTGCTCGCGGCGCTGGGACTGGCGATGGCGAGCTTCCTCTCCTTCCCGGTGGCCGCCTTCGCATCCTGTGCCGCCTTGGTGGTGGTTTTTTCCTCGAGCACATTGAAGAACGCGGTCACGGAAGGCACGTTTATGACCTACAACCAGGAAACGGGTGAACGCGGCTCGCCGCTGGATCCCGTCGTCATCCCGGTCTTCAAAGGCGTTTTAACCATCATCAACCTCGCCAAGGGCTTTTCGCCCATTGACCAATTGAGCGCGGGTCGGAGCATCACCTGGCTGGAACTATTCCGCGCGGTGGTGCAGATCATTCTCGTCCTGGGCGGAATCCTGGCGGCGCTGGGCATCTGGGCCTTTACGCGACGCGAACTGGCCACGGCGCAACCGCAATCGTGA
- a CDS encoding ABC transporter ATP-binding protein, translating to MTAIEPNPQSADVVVSVRGLTKVFKDFWGRPKARAVDNVDFDVKRGEVFGLLGPNGSGKSTTVKMLLGLLYPTKGHIAVFGESPRHVQTKARIGYLPEESYLYRYLDSRETLDFFGNLFHLDKGDRDKRAEQLLEMVGLNQTRTRAVGEFSKGMQRRIGLAQALINDPDLVILDEPTAGLDPIGCREIKDLIIALAKRGKTVILSSHLLSDVEDVCDRVVIYYGGKIQALGTLQELLAKPDTLRITTPVLPRPTMERVLEIIRKDIGSGEVRVDNPTQNLESYFLEVVEQAKQADQQTSGAQSGARVAEYLRAGAETAPTSDKLLEKLTLPTPPVAAPELSSPAQPTVDEKKLESLTRTESTRSSPAPKIAEENPADLSQADAKLSSLLGKKDGRQP from the coding sequence ATGACTGCCATTGAACCCAATCCCCAATCCGCCGACGTGGTCGTCTCGGTGCGCGGTCTGACCAAGGTTTTCAAGGACTTTTGGGGACGACCCAAGGCGCGCGCGGTGGATAACGTGGATTTCGACGTGAAACGCGGCGAGGTGTTTGGGTTGCTCGGACCGAACGGCTCGGGGAAATCCACCACTGTCAAAATGCTGCTCGGTTTGCTTTATCCGACCAAGGGACACATCGCCGTTTTCGGCGAATCTCCGCGGCACGTGCAAACCAAGGCGCGCATTGGTTATCTGCCCGAGGAATCCTATCTCTATCGCTATCTGGATTCGCGCGAGACGCTGGATTTCTTCGGCAACCTGTTCCACCTCGATAAGGGCGACCGCGATAAACGCGCCGAGCAATTGCTGGAAATGGTCGGCTTGAACCAGACCCGCACCCGGGCGGTGGGCGAATTTTCCAAGGGCATGCAACGGCGCATCGGTCTGGCACAGGCGCTCATCAATGATCCTGACCTGGTCATTCTCGATGAACCCACGGCGGGCCTCGATCCCATCGGCTGTCGCGAGATCAAGGATTTGATCATCGCCCTCGCCAAGCGCGGCAAGACGGTCATTCTCAGCAGTCACCTGCTCTCGGACGTGGAAGATGTCTGCGATCGCGTGGTCATTTATTACGGGGGCAAGATTCAGGCGCTCGGCACGTTGCAGGAATTACTCGCCAAGCCGGACACGTTGCGCATCACCACGCCCGTGCTGCCGCGACCGACGATGGAGCGCGTGCTGGAAATCATCCGCAAAGACATCGGCTCGGGCGAAGTGCGGGTGGATAATCCGACGCAAAATTTGGAGAGTTACTTTCTCGAAGTGGTGGAACAGGCGAAGCAGGCGGACCAACAGACCAGCGGCGCGCAATCCGGCGCGCGCGTGGCGGAATACCTGCGGGCCGGCGCCGAGACCGCACCGACCTCCGACAAGTTGCTGGAGAAATTGACGCTGCCGACGCCGCCCGTTGCCGCGCCGGAATTATCGTCACCGGCCCAACCGACCGTGGACGAAAAGAAACTGGAATCGCTGACCAGGACCGAATCCACCCGCTCCTCACCCGCCCCGAAAATTGCGGAGGAAAACCCGGCTGACCTGTCGCAAGCCGATGCGAAGCTTTCCTCGTTGCTGGGAAAGAAGGATGGCAGGCAACCCTGA
- a CDS encoding type II toxin-antitoxin system death-on-curing family toxin: MNEPNFLTLDEVHHIHTRSLAEHGGGEGVRDAGLIESALASARNTFYYANGDLFDVAAGYAFHLAESQAFIDGNKRTAVTSALVFLAMNGIYAKPSPWELYSAMIDIAEKKKTKADLAEIFRKYANE; the protein is encoded by the coding sequence GTGAACGAACCGAATTTTTTAACGCTTGATGAAGTTCATCACATTCATACCCGAAGTCTGGCTGAACACGGTGGCGGCGAAGGCGTGCGCGATGCCGGATTGATTGAATCCGCGCTGGCTTCGGCGCGAAACACTTTTTATTACGCCAATGGTGATTTATTTGACGTGGCTGCGGGTTACGCTTTTCATCTGGCGGAATCACAGGCGTTTATTGACGGAAATAAACGCACTGCCGTCACGTCGGCATTGGTTTTTCTAGCGATGAACGGTATTTATGCCAAACCGTCGCCATGGGAACTGTATTCCGCAATGATTGACATTGCGGAAAAGAAAAAGACAAAAGCGGACTTGGCGGAAATTTTCCGCAAATACGCTAACGAATAA
- a CDS encoding cation-translocating P-type ATPase: MQVTSLLTREASDSHHGDGCGCGHDHEHSNVGLTWMLLGLVFVVNAFIVDWVFTGAHVVAGASAMIGAIILGYPIMVTAIQDLRKGRLSINELVAIAVLAAFASGDYKTAGVVAFFMLLGEVIETHTAEGARASIESLIKLTPTKARRIKADKSEEEVPASELAIGDVIRVRPGDNVAADGVILNGQGSFNQATITGESLPVDKKTGDEVFAGTMNLTGVLEIKVSRAGQDTTLGRVRELILAAEKTKLPIMKIVDQYMAFYTPLVLVIGALVWAFTRDLDRVIAVLVVSCPCAFILATPTAMVAALSAAARLGILIKNVADIEAAAKINAFVFDKTGTLTTGELAVSRLNPLGEVKPAELLRIATSAEKYSNHPTAKALTKIAAEAGVPLVEPQNFVETAGRGVKADIGNAKVLVGRAQWLKDNGISSEFEKSVDLNITEGWSLIFVARDGKCIGWIGLQDQTRAEAREVLTDLREFGVRRIAMVSGDRQPVAARVAAEIGCEEAQGDCLPQNKVDFVHHVKSKGYKVAVVGDGVNDAPALAAGDIGIAMGAAGSEVAIHSATIALMNNDLRRLPFLVKLSQSTRGVINQNFLFGVLFIVSGLSAAAFGWLTPIVAAILHNVGSLIVIFNSARLVRKGEELEHYQPETVNPGSTGGSSAAPAGQLTPKAA, translated from the coding sequence ATGCAAGTCACTTCCCTTCTTACTCGCGAAGCCTCCGATTCGCATCACGGCGACGGTTGCGGTTGCGGCCATGATCACGAGCACAGCAACGTCGGGTTGACCTGGATGCTGCTCGGGCTGGTCTTCGTCGTGAACGCTTTCATTGTGGACTGGGTGTTCACCGGCGCTCACGTCGTTGCGGGCGCCAGCGCGATGATCGGCGCCATCATTCTCGGCTACCCCATCATGGTCACGGCCATTCAAGATTTGCGCAAAGGCCGGTTGAGCATCAATGAACTGGTCGCCATCGCGGTGTTGGCGGCGTTTGCCTCCGGCGATTACAAAACCGCGGGCGTCGTCGCCTTCTTCATGCTGTTGGGAGAGGTCATTGAAACCCATACGGCCGAAGGCGCGCGGGCTTCCATCGAATCTCTCATCAAACTCACGCCCACCAAGGCGCGGCGCATCAAGGCTGATAAATCCGAGGAGGAAGTGCCCGCAAGCGAACTCGCCATTGGCGACGTGATTCGGGTTCGTCCGGGAGACAACGTCGCGGCGGATGGAGTGATTTTGAACGGCCAAGGCTCATTCAATCAGGCCACCATCACCGGCGAATCCCTGCCGGTGGATAAGAAAACCGGGGACGAAGTTTTTGCCGGCACCATGAATCTGACGGGCGTGCTCGAAATCAAAGTCAGCCGCGCCGGTCAGGACACGACGCTGGGTCGGGTGCGCGAACTGATTCTGGCGGCGGAAAAAACCAAACTGCCGATCATGAAGATTGTGGATCAGTACATGGCGTTCTACACGCCGCTGGTGCTGGTGATTGGCGCGTTGGTTTGGGCCTTTACGCGCGACCTCGACCGCGTCATTGCCGTGCTGGTGGTTTCCTGTCCGTGCGCGTTCATCCTCGCCACCCCCACCGCCATGGTCGCCGCACTTTCGGCCGCCGCGCGGTTGGGCATTCTGATCAAGAACGTGGCGGACATTGAAGCCGCGGCAAAGATCAACGCTTTCGTTTTCGACAAAACCGGCACGCTCACGACGGGCGAGCTGGCCGTCAGCCGGCTCAATCCGCTGGGCGAGGTGAAACCGGCGGAGTTGCTGCGAATCGCGACCAGCGCGGAAAAATACAGCAACCATCCGACCGCCAAGGCGCTGACCAAAATCGCCGCCGAAGCCGGCGTGCCGCTGGTTGAACCGCAAAACTTCGTGGAAACCGCCGGGCGCGGCGTCAAGGCCGACATCGGCAACGCCAAAGTGCTGGTTGGCCGCGCCCAATGGCTCAAGGACAACGGCATCAGCAGCGAGTTCGAAAAGTCCGTGGACTTGAACATCACCGAAGGCTGGAGTCTGATCTTTGTGGCGCGCGATGGAAAGTGCATCGGCTGGATTGGCTTGCAGGATCAAACGCGCGCCGAAGCCCGCGAAGTGCTGACGGACCTGCGCGAATTTGGCGTACGCCGCATCGCGATGGTTTCCGGCGACCGCCAGCCGGTGGCCGCGCGCGTGGCGGCTGAGATCGGTTGCGAAGAGGCGCAGGGTGATTGTCTGCCGCAGAACAAGGTGGATTTTGTCCATCACGTAAAATCGAAAGGCTACAAAGTGGCCGTGGTGGGCGATGGCGTGAATGACGCCCCGGCTTTGGCCGCCGGCGATATTGGCATCGCGATGGGCGCCGCCGGCAGCGAAGTGGCCATCCACAGCGCCACAATCGCGCTGATGAACAACGACCTGCGCCGCCTACCGTTCCTGGTCAAGTTGTCTCAGAGCACGCGCGGCGTCATCAACCAGAATTTCCTCTTTGGCGTGCTGTTCATCGTCAGCGGCCTGAGCGCGGCCGCCTTTGGTTGGTTGACGCCGATCGTTGCCGCCATTCTGCACAACGTCGGTTCGTTGATTGTGATTTTTAACAGCGCGCGACTGGTCCGCAAGGGCGAGGAACTGGAACATTATCAACCTGAAACAGTGAACCCCGGCAGCACTGGCGGTTCGTCCGCCGCGCCAGCAGGACAACTGACGCCCAAGGCGGCGTGA
- a CDS encoding SPFH domain-containing protein, which produces MATESPAPPPPPAQPIDAGSQALADALHSSFGIVKFVMLLLFLAFLFSGFFTVGPREQAILLRFGKPQGEGDKVLLGPGIHFGLPYPIDEVVKIPITEVQEVRSRTHWFFQTPVQEAQGEIPFAGPTLNPEQDGYALTGDGNILHTKAILRYRIEDPVRCVFNFSSGADQAYGLTGLSNAVLNVLDNALVYAAAHRSVDQALFERTAFQDAVQRRVNQLVLTEKLGIAVEQCVVETRQPRQLDTAFANVTTAGQQSRQALTEALTYRDKKINEAIGEAAARRNAAQAERNDMIAKIEGDAKTFQEVLPRYRANPELFRQQRLTETLGRAIAGVDYKMYLPTSPDGKPLELRLLLNRGPVKSKTETPHP; this is translated from the coding sequence ATGGCCACCGAATCGCCAGCCCCCCCGCCGCCGCCCGCGCAACCGATTGACGCCGGATCACAGGCGTTGGCGGATGCGTTGCACAGCAGTTTCGGCATCGTCAAGTTCGTGATGCTGCTGCTGTTCCTTGCGTTCCTCTTCTCGGGTTTCTTCACGGTCGGTCCGCGCGAGCAGGCCATCCTGCTCCGCTTCGGCAAACCGCAAGGCGAAGGCGACAAGGTGTTGCTGGGACCGGGCATTCATTTCGGTTTGCCCTATCCGATTGACGAAGTGGTGAAAATTCCGATCACCGAGGTGCAGGAAGTCCGTTCCCGGACGCACTGGTTTTTCCAAACCCCGGTTCAGGAAGCGCAGGGGGAAATTCCCTTTGCCGGTCCGACGTTGAACCCGGAACAGGACGGTTACGCGCTGACCGGGGATGGCAACATTCTGCACACCAAGGCGATCTTGCGTTATCGCATCGAGGACCCGGTGCGGTGCGTATTTAATTTTTCCTCCGGCGCGGATCAGGCCTATGGTTTAACCGGATTGTCGAATGCCGTGTTGAACGTCCTGGATAACGCCCTGGTTTATGCCGCCGCGCACCGCAGCGTGGATCAGGCGCTGTTTGAGCGCACCGCCTTTCAAGATGCGGTCCAGCGCCGGGTCAACCAGTTGGTGCTGACGGAGAAACTGGGGATCGCGGTCGAGCAATGCGTGGTGGAAACCCGGCAGCCGCGCCAGTTGGACACCGCGTTTGCCAACGTCACCACCGCCGGACAACAATCCCGACAGGCCCTCACCGAAGCGCTCACGTATCGGGACAAAAAAATCAACGAAGCGATTGGCGAAGCCGCCGCGCGGCGCAATGCGGCGCAAGCCGAGCGCAACGATATGATCGCCAAGATCGAAGGCGACGCCAAAACCTTTCAGGAAGTGTTGCCGCGCTATCGGGCCAATCCGGAACTGTTCCGCCAGCAACGCCTGACCGAAACCCTGGGCCGCGCCATCGCCGGGGTGGATTACAAAATGTACTTGCCCACCAGTCCGGATGGCAAACCGCTGGAACTGCGCTTGCTCCTGAACCGCGGGCCGGTCAAATCCAAAACCGAAACGCCCCACCCTTGA
- a CDS encoding protease modulator HflC, which yields MKNNPLTIIVSLVLALIFVMVLFVFQVRQSEVAVVTRFGKPVKTYTEPGFRFKLPPGIESVYKLDQRIQNFEDTFSEGYTADGNNLLSSVYVGWRIADAQAFFPKFKNGSVKEAERNLRDIVISAKAAVVGKHPLSDFVNANDQDLKFDAVEQEIKTIVQEKAAANNSGIQIEYLGIKRLGLPESVTESVFALMTADRKKLADKYNEEGAAEARKIRSAADREAAQLISTAEGEARRIRGEGDAAAAKVYPVFEQAPDLAKFLGDLEALEASLKERSTLIFDSRTAPFNLLTESLTNQVSR from the coding sequence ATGAAAAACAACCCCCTTACCATCATCGTCAGCCTGGTGCTGGCCCTGATCTTTGTGATGGTCTTGTTCGTGTTCCAGGTGCGGCAATCCGAAGTCGCCGTCGTCACGCGTTTCGGCAAACCGGTCAAGACCTACACGGAGCCAGGATTCCGCTTCAAACTGCCGCCCGGTATTGAAAGCGTTTACAAGCTCGATCAACGCATCCAAAACTTCGAGGACACCTTCAGCGAAGGTTACACCGCTGACGGCAATAACTTGTTGAGCAGTGTTTACGTCGGCTGGCGAATTGCGGATGCGCAGGCGTTCTTTCCGAAGTTCAAAAACGGCTCGGTGAAGGAGGCGGAGCGCAATCTGCGCGACATCGTGATCTCCGCCAAGGCGGCGGTCGTGGGCAAGCACCCGCTCAGCGACTTCGTCAATGCCAACGACCAGGATTTGAAATTTGACGCCGTCGAACAGGAGATCAAAACCATCGTTCAGGAAAAGGCCGCCGCCAACAATTCCGGTATTCAGATCGAATACCTCGGCATCAAACGGCTGGGTCTGCCGGAAAGCGTGACAGAGTCTGTTTTCGCGTTGATGACAGCGGATCGCAAGAAGCTCGCCGATAAATACAACGAGGAAGGCGCGGCGGAAGCGCGCAAGATTCGCTCGGCAGCGGATCGCGAGGCGGCGCAACTGATTTCCACCGCCGAAGGCGAAGCGCGGCGCATCCGGGGCGAAGGAGACGCCGCCGCCGCCAAGGTTTATCCCGTTTTCGAACAGGCGCCAGACCTGGCCAAATTTCTCGGCGACCTCGAGGCGCTTGAAGCCTCGTTGAAAGAACGGTCCACGCTGATCTTTGACTCGCGCACGGCGCCTTTTAACCTGCTGACCGAAAGTCTCACCAATCAAGTTTCTCGCTGA